The window GGACATGTACGGTGGACCACACATTGAAATGAAACATCATCTGCAAAAATCAGGATGGTTTACTCATCGAGCTGGTGACACGGGTATGTTGGATGTGGATGCTTGGCATTTCTTTTTTCCTCCTTCTAAAACCATGCAGCCAGGTTTTGTTCTTATGTTCccctcatggtgggggccatctTGCCCCACACTCACCTGATTTTGCACAATGCTGCATATGGAGGTGCTTTTTGGACAGGGTGCATGTGGGGCTAGATAATCTCTAGCCATCCAACAGCTACATTGCGGTCCATTGGATGGACTGGGAAATTGCTAGGTTTGGCCGAGCATGTTCAATAGCATACAACCCTCtttaacaatttctcttttcTGTCTCAGATGCAACATCTCCAGCATCATGCTTGAGATGGATCGGATGCTGAGACCCGGCGGGTGTGCCTACATTCATGTATTTTCTAGGTTCTCGTTGCATGTTCCAAGCAGCATGACTGTGGCTCTAGTTGGAGAGAGCGGCAGTGGGAAGTCGACAGTGATCAGCCTGTTGGAGAGGTTCTTGACCCCCAAGCTGGTGAAGTGCTCATAGATGGCATCAACTTGAAGAAGCTGCAGCTTGGATGGATCAGAGAGAAGATCGGTCTTGTTAGCCAAGAGCCCATCTTATTCACAACTACTATAAAGGAGAATATCACATATGGTAAGGAGGGTGCTACATTGGAAGAAATCAGAACAGTAACTGAGATTGCTAATGTTGCAAGGTTCAAAGACAAGATGCTACAGGTCActtgtactcttttttttttttttttattttggtaaATTCATACTACTCTCTCAAAGATGTCGTGGGTGgaaggctaggaaaggaagacatttgCAGTTTGTTTTGGtaaattaattgttttgttgatattgtgttGATTATTGttttgatgaatgttaaatgggtgaaatatgcaTAGGTTCAATCATTTGTTGATTAGGTTAAAAActgaatttagcctcggttgatgccaaaagaagctaaatccatctttagtttTGATTTAGCCTTAGATATCTAAACAGAGACTATAACTCCcgtagctaaaggctttagccttgattgttgagaaccgaggttaaaaatagttttagctttgattggaggcaattgaggttaaatttggatttagtcttgGTTGGAAATAACTCATtttgagaaaactgaagctaaaaaggttcttttagcttcactcgaagaaccgaggctataaaagtcattatAGCCTCGGTTgccaaaactgaggctaaagcctttagccacgggggtttcaacttCGGTTTGCATAatggctttagcctcagtttttaatctttttagccataatttttaatctttttagccatagttttgaacc is drawn from Magnolia sinica isolate HGM2019 chromosome 5, MsV1, whole genome shotgun sequence and contains these coding sequences:
- the LOC131246138 gene encoding uncharacterized protein LOC131246138 isoform X2, encoding MSASELWNVSCWWSLQSNYHTRDMTQLRCNISSIMLEMDRMLRPGGCAYIHVFSRFSLHVPSSMTVALVGESGSGKSTVISLLERFLTPKLVKCS
- the LOC131246138 gene encoding uncharacterized protein LOC131246138 isoform X1; translated protein: MGEVCYIVPRLWNVSCWWSLQSNYHTRDMTQLRCNISSIMLEMDRMLRPGGCAYIHVFSRFSLHVPSSMTVALVGESGSGKSTVISLLERFLTPKLVKCS